In Arctopsyche grandis isolate Sample6627 chromosome 13, ASM5162203v2, whole genome shotgun sequence, one DNA window encodes the following:
- the sip3 gene encoding septin interacting protein 3 isoform X1 gives MRSLGVSMVSVCLTAAVVAHAYHHKRQFYPAVVYITKSNFSMAVIYVQALIMVLLIGKLMKKVFFGQLRATEFEHLMERSWYALTETALAFTVFKDDFNPKFIAFFTILLFLKSFHWLAEDRVDFMERSPVIGSLFHIRVQSLLLTLAGLDIFFIFHAYQTTVTKGASVQLVYGFEYCILIIMIVNIFIKYIIHAVDSQTPWENKAVVLLYTEFIVGMFKVLLYISFVIIMIRKYTLPLFAFRQMYYTIRNFNKAFNDVIMSRRAIRNMNTLYPDASAAELAAVDNVCIICREEMTSGAKKLPCNHIFHASCLRSWFQRQQTCPTCRLNILRSSAPVQTPAPAAAPMQAAPAPPTPPTPSPQNAQAQSNSSQQPTMQPGQMMPPSMPMPPGMMPNLTPFMGLPWPPPSMPPNLSTFTEAELSRMEGRERQNIEARIQCLKNIQVMLDASVMMMQQYSAVANRFPYQFDKRDVETQTVGATSVPSSDVKSESGSAPKPEESNMEKPSTSSLLTVVAKKEPSDDATSSTKSSKSPDVSKSTNTENSTETPESNTERESTPKDEATDHLRRRRLQKFDQEHH, from the exons ATGAGGTCTCTGGGCGTGTCGATGGTGTCGGTGTGCCTGACGGCTGCCGTGGTGGCGCACGCCTATCACCACAAACGCCAGTTCTATCCAGCTGTCGTTTACATCACCAAGTCCAACTTCAGCATGGCC GTAATTTACGTTCAAGCGCTAATTATGGTTCTGCTCATAGGAAAATTAATGAAGAAAGTTTTCTTCGGCCAACTGCGAGCTACGGAATTTGAA CATCTTATGGAGAGGTCTTGGTACGCTCTCACGGAAACAGCTCTGGCGTTCACCGTCTTCAAAGACGACTTCAATCCGAAGTTTATAGCGTTTTTCACGATATTACTATTTCTCAAATCTTTTCACTGGCTGGCCGAGGATCGGGTCGATTTT ATGGAAAGGAGTCCTGTAATCGGCTCGCTGTTTCACATCCGAGTGCAGAGCTTGTTATTGACGCTGGCTGGTTTAGATATCTTTTTCATATTCCATGCCTATCAAACAACGGTGACTAAAGGTGCTTCTGTGCAGTTGGTCTACGGGTTTGAATATTGCATCTTAATCATCATGATAGTCAACATCTTCATAAAG tacattattcaTGCGGTAGATTCGCAAACGCCTTGGGAGAACAAAGCCGTCGTACTTCTGTACACCGAGTTCATAGTTGGAATGTTTAAAGTTTTGCTTTATATATCTTTTGTGATAATAATGATACGCAAATACACTCTCCCGCTGTTCGCATTCAGGCAAATGTACTACACAATAAG GAATTTCAACAAAGCGTTCAACGATGTCATAATGTCAAGGCGGGCGATAAGAAACATGAATACTTTGTATCCGGACGCCTCGGCGGCAGAACTCGCGGCCGTCGACAACGTTTGCATCATCTGCCGAGAGGAGATGACTTCAG GGGCGAAGAAGCTGCCGTGCAATCATATATTCCATGCGTCGTGTCTCCGCTCGTGGTTCCAACGTCAGCAGACGTGTCCGACGTGTCGTCTTAATATATTGCGTAGCTCGGCACCAGTGCAGACCCCTGCCCCAGCCGCTGCTCCCATGCAAGCGGCTCCAGCTCCTCCGACTCCGCCAACTCCTTCGCCTCAAAACGCTCAAGCTCAATCGAATTCGTCTCAGCAGCCGACCATGCAGCCCGGTCAAATGATGCCGCCCTCGATGCCCATGCCGCCAGGAATGATGCCGAATTTGACGC CTTTTATGGGGTTGCCTTGGCCGCCACCCTCAATGCCGCCGAATTTGTCGACGTTTACCGAAGCTGAATTGTCTAGGATGGAAGGTAGAGAGAGGCAAAATATCGAAGCTCGCATTCAG tgtcTGAAGAATATACAAGTAATGTTGGACGCCTCTGTTATGATGATGCAACAGTACTCTGCAGTCGCCAATCGATTTCCGTACCAGTTTGATAAGAGAGACGTTGAGACTCAGACAGTCGGTGCGACGAGCGTTCCTAGCTCTGATGTGAAGAGCGAAAGCGGTTCTGCTCCGAAGCCTGAAGAATCAAACATGGAAAAACCAAGCACATCGAGCTTGTTAACCGTCGTCGCGAAGAAGGAACCCTCGGATGACGCGACTTCCTCTACCAAATCGAGCAAAAGCCCAGACGTATCCAAGTCGACGAACACGGAAAACTCGACCGAGACCCCCGAGTCGAATACAGAAAG AGAATCTACACCAAAGGACGAGGCAACTGATCATTTGAGACGTCGGAGATTGCAAAAGTTCGACCAAGAACACCATTAA
- the sip3 gene encoding septin interacting protein 3 isoform X2, with the protein MRSLGVSMVSVCLTAAVVAHAYHHKRQFYPAVVYITKSNFSMAVIYVQALIMVLLIGKLMKKVFFGQLRATEFEHLMERSWYALTETALAFTVFKDDFNPKFIAFFTILLFLKSFHWLAEDRVDFMERSPVIGSLFHIRVQSLLLTLAGLDIFFIFHAYQTTVTKGASVQLVYGFEYCILIIMIVNIFIKYIIHAVDSQTPWENKAVVLLYTEFIVGMFKVLLYISFVIIMIRKYTLPLFAFRQMYYTIRNFNKAFNDVIMSRRAIRNMNTLYPDASAAELAAVDNVCIICREEMTSGAKKLPCNHIFHASCLRSWFQRQQTCPTCRLNILRSSAPVQTPAPAAAPMQAAPAPPTPPTPSPQNAQAQSNSSQQPTMQPGQMMPPSMPMPPGMMPNLTPFMGLPWPPPSMPPNLSTFTEAELSRMEGRERQNIEARIQCLKNIQVMLDASVMMMQQYSAVANRFPYQFDKRDVETQTVGATSVPSSDVKSESGSAPKPEESNMEKPSTSSLLTVVAKKEPSDDATSSTKSSKSPDVSKSTNTENSTETPESNTES; encoded by the exons ATGAGGTCTCTGGGCGTGTCGATGGTGTCGGTGTGCCTGACGGCTGCCGTGGTGGCGCACGCCTATCACCACAAACGCCAGTTCTATCCAGCTGTCGTTTACATCACCAAGTCCAACTTCAGCATGGCC GTAATTTACGTTCAAGCGCTAATTATGGTTCTGCTCATAGGAAAATTAATGAAGAAAGTTTTCTTCGGCCAACTGCGAGCTACGGAATTTGAA CATCTTATGGAGAGGTCTTGGTACGCTCTCACGGAAACAGCTCTGGCGTTCACCGTCTTCAAAGACGACTTCAATCCGAAGTTTATAGCGTTTTTCACGATATTACTATTTCTCAAATCTTTTCACTGGCTGGCCGAGGATCGGGTCGATTTT ATGGAAAGGAGTCCTGTAATCGGCTCGCTGTTTCACATCCGAGTGCAGAGCTTGTTATTGACGCTGGCTGGTTTAGATATCTTTTTCATATTCCATGCCTATCAAACAACGGTGACTAAAGGTGCTTCTGTGCAGTTGGTCTACGGGTTTGAATATTGCATCTTAATCATCATGATAGTCAACATCTTCATAAAG tacattattcaTGCGGTAGATTCGCAAACGCCTTGGGAGAACAAAGCCGTCGTACTTCTGTACACCGAGTTCATAGTTGGAATGTTTAAAGTTTTGCTTTATATATCTTTTGTGATAATAATGATACGCAAATACACTCTCCCGCTGTTCGCATTCAGGCAAATGTACTACACAATAAG GAATTTCAACAAAGCGTTCAACGATGTCATAATGTCAAGGCGGGCGATAAGAAACATGAATACTTTGTATCCGGACGCCTCGGCGGCAGAACTCGCGGCCGTCGACAACGTTTGCATCATCTGCCGAGAGGAGATGACTTCAG GGGCGAAGAAGCTGCCGTGCAATCATATATTCCATGCGTCGTGTCTCCGCTCGTGGTTCCAACGTCAGCAGACGTGTCCGACGTGTCGTCTTAATATATTGCGTAGCTCGGCACCAGTGCAGACCCCTGCCCCAGCCGCTGCTCCCATGCAAGCGGCTCCAGCTCCTCCGACTCCGCCAACTCCTTCGCCTCAAAACGCTCAAGCTCAATCGAATTCGTCTCAGCAGCCGACCATGCAGCCCGGTCAAATGATGCCGCCCTCGATGCCCATGCCGCCAGGAATGATGCCGAATTTGACGC CTTTTATGGGGTTGCCTTGGCCGCCACCCTCAATGCCGCCGAATTTGTCGACGTTTACCGAAGCTGAATTGTCTAGGATGGAAGGTAGAGAGAGGCAAAATATCGAAGCTCGCATTCAG tgtcTGAAGAATATACAAGTAATGTTGGACGCCTCTGTTATGATGATGCAACAGTACTCTGCAGTCGCCAATCGATTTCCGTACCAGTTTGATAAGAGAGACGTTGAGACTCAGACAGTCGGTGCGACGAGCGTTCCTAGCTCTGATGTGAAGAGCGAAAGCGGTTCTGCTCCGAAGCCTGAAGAATCAAACATGGAAAAACCAAGCACATCGAGCTTGTTAACCGTCGTCGCGAAGAAGGAACCCTCGGATGACGCGACTTCCTCTACCAAATCGAGCAAAAGCCCAGACGTATCCAAGTCGACGAACACGGAAAACTCGACCGAGACCCCCGAGTCGAATACAGAAAG TTGA
- the LOC143920787 gene encoding RAB6A-GEF complex partner protein 2, giving the protein MIEITAKLLNGSVYLSGEAIECAITFSHIAQPEHKISQSHNDVLENLAWASAQIHCFYSTKDRSEPTNPGNFQRIGSFGNNRTSLQNSNGNLGQIILQTNPKIIFCDLTIQIGETKSFIYKERLPMESPPSYRGLGAKFSYKITVATQRVNSAIKLIRIPLRVLSVSAITNMPDVSALCCNETTEELQPANPFLEERKVETPLDIALKVLQNITARRSPNFYMITNARGKVARFCLFKSAYKLGEDIVGTFDFSVGTVKCMQVSVALQSEEEIKNKDSQNVSDTAIKPITFARHHEVTIGLSRSQLILPIPLHITPAFETDLVSLKWKLHFEFVTSTCQNLDIPPDVSDWNAPLDVPIETMVWNLPVKIYPTIPKQIPHFCQSSNVCSLVIK; this is encoded by the exons ATGATAGAAATTACAGCAAAACTCTTGAATGGATCTGTATATCTTTCTGGAGAAGCCATAGAGTGTGCAATAACGTTCAGCCATATTGCACAGCCGGagcataaaatatcacaaaGCCACAA TGACGTATTGGAAAACTTGGCGTGGGCTTCCGCTCAAATTCACTGTTTTTATTCGACCAAAGACAGATCAGAGCCGACGAATCCTGGCAACTTCCAAAGAATCGGATCGTTCGGCAACAACAGAACCTCACTGCAAAACTCGAACGGAAATCTCGGACAGATAATCTTACAAACTAATCCCAAAATCATATTTTGCGACCTGACGATTCAAATCGGGGAAACAAAATCAT TTATTTATAAAGAACGTCTTCCTATGGAATCGCCACCTTCGTACAGAGGCTTGGGAgctaaattttcatacaaaattacaGTGGCTACACAGAGAGTCAATTCTGctataaaattaataagaatTCCTTTGAGAGTATTGTCTGTTAGTGCGATTACGAATATGCCAGATGTATCGGCGCTATGTTGCAACGAAACTACCGAAGAACTTCAACCGGCAAATCCATTCTTGGAAGAAAGAAAAGTCGAAACTCCTTTAGACATTGCTCTCAAAGTCTTACAA AATATAACCGCTAGACGTAGTCCAAATTTCTACATGATAACCAACGCCAGAGGCAAAGTGGCCAGGTTTTGTCTTTTCAAATCGGCTTACAAATTGGGTGAAGATATCGTCGGTACTTTCGACTTTTCAGTCGGTACTGTTAAGTGTATGCAG GTATCAGTAGCGCTGCAATCCGAAGAAGAAATCAAGAATAAAGATTCGCAAAACGTTTCCGATACGGCAATCAAACCGATAACATTTGCCAGACACCACGAAGTCACGATAGGTCTGAGCAGATCTCAACTGATCCTTCCAATTCCTCTTCATATCACTCCAGCGTTTGAAACCGACTTGG TGTCTTTGAAGTGGAAGTTGCATTTTGAATTTGTGACGAGTACTTGCCAAAACCTAGACATACCTCCGGACGTGAGCGATTGGAACGCGCCGTTGGACGTTCCTATCGAAACCATGGTTTGGAATCTACCCGTGAAGATTTATCCCACGATACCCAAGCAGATACCGCACTTTTGTCAGTCGAGCAATGTGTGTTCgttagttattaaataa
- the LOC143920747 gene encoding RRP15-like protein, which yields MSPGIKIAKNDSVIPFEEPESESGSSDDNDDYLDKLDEDSAAGDAASEGEDEDENATLGNAGWADSMSKILKANKPKGKKSLVLSKAKKHTLLKTESKPGISFEVIGEDGESKPDIDTIAPKVEDNEEPKAKKKRENHPDLRIKPNILDREREKLLSKIATRGVVQLFNTVRNQQKEIEKQMEDAGPLERKKEKVIKSLDKNKFLDILMGQSKSENINKTLGIKNEVKKEEKPKWNVFREDFMMGAKMKDWDKKEDNEEDEPEVDDTDSD from the exons ATGTCTCCAGGAATAAAAATAGCCAAAAATGATTCAGTAATAC CATTTGAAGAACCTGAGTCGGAAAGTGGTTCGTCCGATGATAATGATGACTATCTCGACAAATTGGATGAAGATTCTGCAGCTGGTGATGCGGCTTCAGAAGGTGAAGACGAAGATGAGAATGCGACTCTGGGAAACGCTGGTTGGGCGGATTCTATGTCCAAGATTTTAAAAGCAAATAAGCCCAAGGGGAAAAAATCATTAGTTTTATCAAAAGCGAAAAAACACACATTATTGAAAACAGAAAGTAAACCAGGCATAAGCTTTGAAGTCATTGGTGAAGATGGAGAAAGTAAACCAGATATAGACACTATTGCGCCGAAGGTTGAAGACAATGAAGAACCTAAAGCCaaaaag aaacgCGAAAATCACCCAGATTTGAGAATTAAACCAAATATATTAGACAGAGAAagagaaaaattattatcaaaaattgCCACTAGAGGCGTCGTACAACTTTTCAACACGGTTCGAAATCAACAAAAAGAAATCGAAAAGCAAATGGAAGACGCCGGTCCATTAGAAAGGAAGAAAGAAAAAGTTATCAAATCGCTagataaaaataagtttttagaCATTTTAATGGGACAAAGTAAATcagaaaatataaacaaaactctaGGAATTAAGAATGAAgttaaaaaagaagaaaaacctAAATGGAACGTGTTCAG GGAAGATTTTATGATGGGCGCTAAAATGAAAGATTGGGATAAAAAAGAAGATAACGAAGAAGATGAACCTGAAGTAGACGATACCGATTCCGattga